TGCGGTCTGGAATTTTTAATCCCTGAATCCACAAAAACAACGATCGGAACGGCGGCAGACAACGACATTGTTTTGACGGATGATGCCGTCTCCCGCCATCACGTGGAACTTGTGCCGCAACCGGAATCTTTCTTGCTGCTCGATCTGGGCAGCACCAACGGAACATTTGTGGATGGGGTACAGGTAAAGGAAGCACACATAAAACCACAGATGAATATTCGCCTGGGAAGGAGCGAGTTTCTGTTTGTTTACCCGGAAGTGATTAGACGCGACACGCATAAACCTGTTGGTGAACTCCGCGGGAGTAGCAGACATATGCAACATGTGGTGGACATGATTCGCAAAGTCTCCCAATCGCCTCTGAACGTGCTTCTTACGGGTGAAACCGGAACAGGGAAAGAACTTGTTGCGCGGGCCATACACACCAGCGGTCCACGCTACTCTTTGCCGTTCGTTGTCGTCGATTGTGGTGCAATTCCGGATAATCTAATCGAGAGCGAACTTTTCGGTCACGAACGGGGCGCTTTTACAGGAGCGGTGGCCCTGCGAAAAGGAGCGTTCGAAGAGGCAGGCGGCGGCACAGTCCTTCTAGACGAAGTCGGTGAAATTGATTTTCAACTTCAGCCAAAACTTCTGCGTGTGCTCGAGTCTCGTCAGTTCAAGCGGATCGGATCCTCAAAGCCGATCGGCGCAAACTTTCGTGTGATCGCAGCAACAAACCGTAATCTGAAACGGGAAGTGAAGGAAGGACATTTTCGCCAGGATCTATACTACCGGCTTTCGGTTCTCGAAATTGCGCTACCTCCTTTGCGCGATCGCACTGAAGACATTCCTGAACTTGTTTCCCATTTTCTCCTAAACAGTTCTGCAGGAGCAAACCAAAAACAATTCACCGAATCTGCCATGAATTTTTTGCGGGAGTACAGCTGGCCGGGAAACGTTCGACAGTTGAGGAACACAGTGGAACGGGCGGTGCTCCTCGCGTCACAGGATATGATCGACGTTCAGACGGTTGCAGAGCTCCTTCCCATATCAAGCTCCAATCCGCGAGGAGTTTCGCTCGCTGATATCGAAAAGAAGGCGATCACCAATGCGCTTCAGAAGGCGAACGGAAATAAGACGGAGGCCGCTAAGTCACTCGGCATCGCGTATTCCACACTTTTCGAAAAAATCAAAAAATACGGCCTAGGCTAGCTATCCCCTCAACTCCCTTCTTACACGAGCTATCTTACCCAACAATCATAAAAACCCTAGGATATCGAAATCAGGGTAAAGATGATTGGGATCGAGAATCGGCTGCGGGTCAACACCGAGATGACTACCAAGTACGGTCGCGTAAACAGACCTGAAATCATTTGTCATTCCAAGATTTCCATCCAGCACAAGTTGATTCAAATCAGGATAGATTCCGTACAATCCGCCCAGCACCATATCACCTGCGGCAAATGCAATCGATGCAAAACCGTGGTCCGTTCCAAGGTCGTTGTTTTCATACGCCCTTCTTCCGAACTCTGAGATGGTCAGGATCAGAACATTTGATGACAATCCATGATTCACGAGATCCTGGTAGAAGGCTCCGGTGGAATCGCTGAGATCTTTCAGAAGAGAATCGTGCAGTCCCGGTTGTTCACCGCTTGCTTGATTTTGCGCGCTGTGTGTGTCGAAGCCTCCGATGCCTACAGCAAGCGCTCGAACGCCGACGTCACCGTAAATCAATTTTGCGCAATCGCGAAGTTGAAATCCGAGATAGGTCTCGGGGTACGTTACGGATGGCTGATAACCCTGTGTTGCGCCAGCGATCACTTCCGATTGCGCCAGCGCTTCGACTCGAAGTGTCCGGTTACGTTCACCTACATTGCTTCCGTTAGGAATTTCCATGATCCGGCTGTATGCTGCTCGTCTTGGTTGTTCGTCATAGCTTACCTGAAGCTGAAAATTATCGATGGAATTGATGCTCACAGGAAACTTTGATTCTCCTGTTAACATGAGGCGACCGCCGCCCATATCCACGCCGGGTGAAATTTGTCCTGGCACCGGCTCTTCCAGGGTATCCAGATAGCGCCCGAGCCATCCGCTGGCAGGGCCTCCACTGAGATTGCGAATAATGTCGCACGTCTGAAATTCATACTGGCCGGCTTCATGATCAAACAGACCAACCGCCTGCTCCGGAACGCTAACACCGTTGATGATAGCAAGCTTGCCTTTGCCGAATAGATCCTGAAACGCGGACAACTGCGGATTCAACGAAAAATCCGGTTGTCCATCCAGTGGCAACAAGCTGTCACGATCCAACGCCAGAGAACTGCGAAGCTCACGATACTTGTCGTACTGACTGGACGACACC
The sequence above is drawn from the bacterium genome and encodes:
- a CDS encoding sigma 54-interacting transcriptional regulator translates to MDSNTFRMEKSSVLPVRDALLRCCSGPECGLEFLIPESTKTTIGTAADNDIVLTDDAVSRHHVELVPQPESFLLLDLGSTNGTFVDGVQVKEAHIKPQMNIRLGRSEFLFVYPEVIRRDTHKPVGELRGSSRHMQHVVDMIRKVSQSPLNVLLTGETGTGKELVARAIHTSGPRYSLPFVVVDCGAIPDNLIESELFGHERGAFTGAVALRKGAFEEAGGGTVLLDEVGEIDFQLQPKLLRVLESRQFKRIGSSKPIGANFRVIAATNRNLKREVKEGHFRQDLYYRLSVLEIALPPLRDRTEDIPELVSHFLLNSSAGANQKQFTESAMNFLREYSWPGNVRQLRNTVERAVLLASQDMIDVQTVAELLPISSSNPRGVSLADIEKKAITNALQKANGNKTEAAKSLGIAYSTLFEKIKKYGLG
- a CDS encoding DUF1501 domain-containing protein → MQYSRRNFIKTTAIAAAGLALFDPRYALGRSVSTSTGNKVLVVINLLGGNDGLNTVIPVSSSQYDKYRELRSSLALDRDSLLPLDGQPDFSLNPQLSAFQDLFGKGKLAIINGVSVPEQAVGLFDHEAGQYEFQTCDIIRNLSGGPASGWLGRYLDTLEEPVPGQISPGVDMGGGRLMLTGESKFPVSINSIDNFQLQVSYDEQPRRAAYSRIMEIPNGSNVGERNRTLRVEALAQSEVIAGATQGYQPSVTYPETYLGFQLRDCAKLIYGDVGVRALAVGIGGFDTHSAQNQASGEQPGLHDSLLKDLSDSTGAFYQDLVNHGLSSNVLILTISEFGRRAYENNDLGTDHGFASIAFAAGDMVLGGLYGIYPDLNQLVLDGNLGMTNDFRSVYATVLGSHLGVDPQPILDPNHLYPDFDILGFL